A region of Mycoplasmopsis bovirhinis DNA encodes the following proteins:
- a CDS encoding DNA-processing protein DprA: protein MSDILFYFSNLYAGDNSKVYQAIKSGQKINDQVLNEQKQKYNIQNISYLTMVDYYYPTNLILSKQPPFVLYYKGNPQILKNNHIKVYLVNEVYTTFTQKYILDNIKQLVENTTLVTNGYKYTEQELIKLYRKNGGKIIHIAKSGIDYFRLDMINFENEIVISKYPLECNIEYENFKNDNYFASLLADQLIYFSSKEKSKTHHLVNYFLEHGKDVFCFPGYGLNDGNNQLIKNGAKLITYIAETIQI from the coding sequence GTGTCTGATATCTTATTCTATTTTTCAAATTTATATGCTGGAGATAATAGCAAAGTTTATCAAGCAATTAAAAGCGGCCAAAAAATAAATGATCAAGTATTAAATGAACAAAAACAAAAATATAACATTCAAAATATATCTTATCTAACAATGGTTGATTATTATTACCCTACTAATTTAATTTTAAGCAAACAACCACCATTTGTACTTTATTATAAAGGTAATCCACAAATCTTAAAAAACAACCATATCAAAGTATACTTAGTTAACGAAGTATATACCACCTTTACCCAAAAATATATTTTAGATAATATTAAACAACTAGTTGAAAATACTACTTTAGTCACAAATGGTTATAAATATACCGAACAAGAACTTATTAAATTATACCGAAAAAATGGCGGGAAAATTATTCATATTGCTAAATCAGGCATTGATTATTTTAGGTTAGATATGATAAATTTTGAAAATGAAATAGTAATTAGTAAATATCCACTTGAATGTAATATTGAATATGAAAACTTTAAAAATGATAACTACTTTGCTTCTTTACTTGCGGACCAGCTAATATATTTTTCTTCAAAAGAAAAATCTAAAACTCACCACTTAGTTAATTATTTCTTAGAACATGGTAAAGACGTCTTTTGTTTTCCTGGATATGGTTTAAATGATGGAAATAATCAACTAATTAAAAATGGAGCAAAATTGATTACTTACATTGCAGAGACAATTCAAATATAA
- the rpmA gene encoding 50S ribosomal protein L27, translating into MAKTKAGGSTKNGRDSHSKRLGAKLGDGQFATAGSIIYRQRGTKIHAGENVGRGSDDTLYTLIDGYIKYQNRRNRKYVSVYTERKQN; encoded by the coding sequence ATGGCAAAGACAAAAGCCGGTGGTTCTACTAAGAACGGTCGTGATTCGCATTCTAAACGTTTAGGTGCTAAGTTAGGTGATGGACAATTCGCAACAGCAGGATCAATTATTTACCGTCAAAGAGGTACTAAGATTCATGCTGGTGAGAATGTAGGGCGTGGTTCAGATGATACACTTTACACTTTAATTGATGGTTACATTAAATACCAAAACAGAAGAAATAGAAAATATGTTTCAGTTTACACCGAAAGAAAACAAAACTAA
- the rplU gene encoding 50S ribosomal protein L21, giving the protein MLAIIETGGKQLLVKEGQTIFIEKIEGQEGSEVKFDKVLLVVTDKSSKVGSPLVKNASVTGVIEKQGKAKKIIVYRHNAKSTHKRKLGHRQPYTRIKITAIKG; this is encoded by the coding sequence ATGTTAGCAATTATCGAAACCGGTGGGAAACAACTTCTAGTTAAAGAAGGACAAACAATTTTTATTGAGAAAATTGAAGGACAAGAGGGATCAGAAGTAAAATTTGATAAAGTGCTTCTTGTTGTTACTGATAAAAGCTCAAAAGTTGGTTCTCCTTTAGTAAAAAACGCTTCTGTTACAGGTGTAATCGAAAAACAAGGTAAAGCAAAAAAAATTATTGTATACCGTCACAACGCAAAATCAACTCACAAAAGAAAACTTGGTCACCGTCAACCATATACACGTATTAAAATTACTGCAATCAAAGGATAA
- the rsmG gene encoding 16S rRNA (guanine(527)-N(7))-methyltransferase RsmG produces MSKKSYQTKVKELCVENSWDFSLFEKYVKLIEEKNKVMNLTGFSGERLWEEGIYESLVFMLQITKNIEQIKILDIGAGVGFPSIPYVLTKPKNQIYIYEPLQKRVKFLNLVIKELNLQSYVSVYATRAEQVKEKNIFDLVTARAVASIKTLLMSSFHLVKVKGQMTLLKSKKYQEELLEAKDILTKLDYDLEISSLALTNHTRDNKIIKIIKHRSTPQTFPYSWKDIKKIN; encoded by the coding sequence ATGTCAAAAAAATCATATCAAACAAAAGTAAAAGAGTTGTGTGTTGAAAATTCATGAGACTTTAGTTTATTTGAAAAATATGTTAAATTAATTGAAGAAAAAAACAAAGTCATGAATTTGACTGGTTTTAGTGGTGAAAGACTTTGAGAAGAGGGAATTTATGAATCTTTAGTTTTTATGCTCCAAATAACTAAAAATATTGAACAAATCAAGATTTTAGATATTGGTGCTGGAGTAGGCTTTCCTTCGATTCCATATGTTTTAACTAAACCAAAAAACCAAATTTATATTTATGAGCCATTACAAAAAAGAGTTAAATTTCTTAATTTAGTTATAAAAGAATTAAACTTACAATCTTACGTATCAGTTTATGCTACTAGAGCTGAGCAAGTAAAAGAAAAAAACATTTTTGATCTTGTTACTGCTAGGGCTGTTGCAAGCATAAAAACTTTGTTAATGTCATCATTTCATCTTGTAAAAGTTAAAGGACAAATGACTTTATTAAAAAGCAAAAAATATCAGGAAGAGCTTTTGGAAGCAAAAGATATTTTAACAAAGCTGGATTATGATTTAGAAATAAGTTCTTTAGCTCTAACAAACCATACACGCGATAATAAAATTATAAAGATAATTAAACATAGATCAACACCACAAACTTTTCCATATTCATGGAAAGATATCAAAAAAATCAATTAA
- a CDS encoding phosphotransferase translates to MEKIKSGFTNDSYKDGNYFYQIKKPNKFNHKLDYTLLSNFSFVPKLIENNEKEIKWQWIDTNEIKFTKEQLKEIAQNFLTLHNSELKFPKSNHSQRVKEYRAILKAKNINLEILNKYYRRINNILAHSEHNRPLHNDLYKGNLLLNKATNKIMFIDWEYASMGDKHFDLAYFICGSFLTKEQEKIFLDEYDSYWEEYLIQQKILVYYLTILWIHAQDIMPFSDEYCINKLEETIQEYNYLKKNNLFRN, encoded by the coding sequence ATGGAAAAAATAAAATCTGGTTTTACAAATGATAGTTATAAAGATGGGAACTATTTTTACCAAATTAAAAAACCTAATAAATTTAACCATAAGCTAGATTATACATTACTTAGCAATTTTTCATTTGTACCTAAATTAATTGAAAATAATGAAAAAGAAATTAAGTGACAATGGATTGATACAAATGAAATAAAATTCACTAAAGAGCAATTAAAGGAAATTGCCCAAAACTTCCTTACCCTGCATAATTCTGAGCTTAAATTTCCTAAATCAAATCACTCACAAAGAGTAAAAGAATACAGAGCAATTTTAAAAGCTAAAAATATTAATTTAGAAATTTTAAATAAGTATTACCGCCGTATTAACAATATCTTAGCTCACAGTGAACATAACCGACCTTTACATAATGATTTATATAAAGGTAATTTATTATTAAATAAAGCTACTAATAAAATTATGTTTATTGATTGAGAATATGCCTCAATGGGTGATAAGCATTTTGATTTAGCTTATTTTATTTGTGGCTCATTTTTAACCAAGGAGCAAGAAAAAATCTTCTTAGATGAATATGATTCATACTGAGAAGAGTACTTAATTCAGCAAAAGATTTTAGTTTATTATTTAACAATCTTATGAATTCATGCCCAAGACATAATGCCTTTTAGTGATGAATATTGCATTAATAAACTTGAAGAAACTATTCAAGAATATAATTATTTAAAAAAGAATAATTTATTTAGAAATTAA
- a CDS encoding S8 family serine peptidase yields MLNPGIKIQNEEFIIKFNNDFINKINKKNLIYKSFEKLSTMPIVWFYFENERDRQNFVAEIKDWNEIFKLIIFENKKILQFPHQIGNLSDSDSGAGALQISSHYPGAKIDLNHYLFKSSFSHNSSIVNAEDYLDNPYVNKIGILEVWAHKFDEKFKHYFKNGIEINNLDIPGTEAWKTHSTNVSLITGGKYGIDKSSKIYLHTFTHLDSKWMRTIEKMVKDEGIRVINHSYGLSLYLTDKNGKKYISPKYLKGYSENSYFLDYISRKYGVINVFGASNDGKDENHLITGTQLSFNSVVVGALSNSASYSGLKSNKVAEYSNYRLSKEFENISKPLVVAPGKIYTTVYGEYRYAAGTSYAAPIVTGLISNLMKYKEDIRNSNNRVPIVKAILSASAVSPKLQNLTYKTSGYEQKYGSGTVDFKEMLQAANNYKVKTLNSNSSNNTILTSDEIKLTKGQTIKISSSWTFNAGLLKERVINPLLIDDRNWWNDVYNTTPKYRTKDLVAEARKWGNQHENELWLKKEEMLNRQSNKWFTDYDLFLEQKNSNGDWITVKRVSTILTNDELIEHKADVAGTYRYKILKFSSNSFDNSVDDIVAVTHVVRNENE; encoded by the coding sequence TTGTTAAATCCAGGTATAAAAATTCAAAACGAGGAATTTATAATCAAGTTTAATAACGATTTTATAAATAAAATTAATAAGAAAAATTTAATTTATAAATCATTTGAAAAGCTATCGACGATGCCTATTGTTTGGTTTTATTTTGAAAACGAAAGAGATAGACAAAACTTTGTTGCAGAAATTAAAGATTGAAATGAAATTTTTAAATTAATAATTTTTGAAAATAAAAAAATCTTACAATTTCCACATCAAATAGGTAATTTATCCGATTCTGATTCCGGAGCAGGTGCATTACAAATAAGTAGCCATTACCCTGGTGCTAAAATAGACTTAAACCATTACCTTTTCAAGAGTAGTTTTTCACATAATTCTTCAATTGTTAATGCTGAAGATTATTTAGATAATCCATATGTCAATAAAATTGGTATTCTTGAAGTTTGGGCACATAAGTTTGATGAAAAATTTAAACATTATTTTAAAAATGGTATTGAAATAAATAATTTGGATATTCCCGGAACAGAAGCATGAAAAACTCACTCAACTAATGTTTCCTTAATTACAGGCGGAAAATATGGAATTGATAAATCATCAAAAATATATTTACATACTTTTACACATCTTGACAGTAAATGAATGAGGACAATTGAGAAAATGGTAAAAGATGAGGGAATAAGAGTAATTAATCATAGCTATGGATTAAGTCTATACCTTACTGATAAAAATGGCAAAAAATATATTTCACCTAAATATTTAAAAGGGTATTCTGAAAATTCGTACTTTTTAGATTATATATCACGAAAATATGGTGTAATAAACGTATTTGGTGCAAGTAATGACGGAAAAGATGAAAATCATTTAATAACAGGCACACAATTATCATTTAATTCGGTTGTTGTTGGTGCTTTATCTAATTCTGCGTCATACTCAGGTTTAAAATCAAATAAAGTTGCTGAATACTCTAACTATAGATTATCTAAAGAATTCGAAAATATTTCTAAACCGCTTGTTGTTGCACCTGGAAAAATTTATACCACTGTTTATGGAGAATATAGATATGCGGCTGGAACCAGTTATGCTGCACCAATAGTCACAGGTTTAATTTCTAATTTAATGAAGTATAAAGAAGATATAAGAAATAGTAACAATAGAGTTCCAATTGTAAAAGCAATATTATCTGCTTCAGCAGTGAGTCCGAAACTGCAAAATCTCACTTATAAAACAAGTGGTTATGAACAAAAATATGGATCTGGAACGGTAGATTTTAAGGAAATGCTACAAGCAGCAAACAATTATAAAGTTAAGACACTTAACTCAAATAGTTCTAATAATACAATACTTACCAGTGATGAAATAAAATTAACCAAAGGTCAAACCATTAAAATATCTAGTTCATGAACTTTTAATGCTGGCTTATTAAAAGAACGGGTAATTAATCCATTATTGATTGATGATCGTAATTGGTGAAACGATGTTTATAACACAACACCAAAATATAGGACAAAGGATTTAGTTGCAGAAGCAAGAAAATGAGGTAACCAGCATGAGAATGAGTTATGACTTAAAAAAGAAGAAATGTTAAATCGCCAATCTAATAAATGATTTACTGATTATGATTTATTTTTAGAACAGAAAAATTCTAATGGTGATTGAATAACTGTAAAACGTGTTTCGACTATTTTAACAAATGATGAATTAATCGAACATAAAGCAGATGTGGCTGGTACTTATCGATATAAAATTTTAAAATTCTCATCAAACTCTTTTGATAATTCAGTTGATGATATTGTCGCTGTAACACATGTAGTAAGGAATGAAAATGAATAA
- a CDS encoding nicotinamide mononucleotide transporter family protein: MNKTILLWFQKYYQKLFLVLFMLILIINTLYSFDYKSWIWTGEISTWQKIIGISISLSAILGVLSVVFFAMHKNIAYILGISNAILYALFAFSFGLAIDGFINFVIYIPIMFLTWYKTTRIKNSNNLFESFRSNIYSTSFFGFLTVLLTISFYYANPLVNKFVLNLLGKDGIEVYGNNFKYFTAGNILISLISALSIVALTMMVMGFRDSWIIWIIKNFVSFAFFGGIGFVNITTLLINVIYMLISLHLFLITTNKRKISIAFSHQFALLELKEFFNKHNFEIYEADFYDLEDSNQNEYKKHLKESLKLVKASQFTKYNVFNNYLLDDILALDEIKIKSFYEKLTWKYLKLRYKISLAMQNKLDYIFILPNSESYYAYKNKTNWRKFAKEVIYFEDSLISNVVIEKLDALLTKQEQSNFKKYFTKR; encoded by the coding sequence ATGAATAAAACAATTCTACTATGATTCCAAAAATATTATCAAAAATTATTTTTAGTCTTATTCATGTTAATTTTAATTATTAATACCTTATATTCATTTGACTACAAATCATGAATTTGAACTGGTGAAATTTCAACTTGGCAAAAAATAATTGGAATTAGTATTTCTTTATCCGCAATTTTAGGAGTTTTATCAGTTGTCTTTTTTGCAATGCATAAGAATATAGCTTATATTTTAGGTATTTCAAATGCAATATTATATGCCTTATTTGCTTTTTCTTTTGGTTTAGCAATTGATGGATTTATTAATTTTGTGATTTATATTCCAATCATGTTTTTAACTTGATATAAAACAACCAGGATTAAAAATTCAAATAACTTATTTGAATCATTTCGCTCAAATATTTATTCAACAAGTTTTTTTGGATTTTTAACAGTTTTATTAACAATTAGTTTTTATTATGCTAATCCTTTAGTTAATAAATTTGTATTAAATTTATTGGGTAAAGATGGTATTGAAGTATATGGAAATAATTTTAAATATTTTACGGCTGGTAATATTTTAATTTCATTAATTAGTGCTTTATCGATTGTAGCATTAACTATGATGGTTATGGGCTTTAGAGATTCATGAATTATTTGGATTATTAAAAACTTTGTTTCATTTGCATTTTTTGGTGGAATTGGCTTTGTTAATATAACAACACTATTAATCAATGTAATTTATATGCTAATTTCACTTCATTTATTTTTAATAACAACAAATAAACGAAAAATTAGTATTGCCTTTAGCCACCAATTTGCTTTATTAGAATTAAAAGAATTTTTTAATAAACATAATTTTGAAATTTATGAAGCAGATTTTTATGATTTAGAGGATTCAAACCAAAATGAATATAAAAAACACTTAAAAGAATCATTAAAATTAGTTAAAGCTTCGCAATTTACTAAATATAATGTCTTTAATAATTATTTATTAGATGATATTTTAGCTTTAGATGAAATAAAGATAAAATCATTTTATGAAAAACTAACTTGAAAATATTTAAAATTAAGATATAAAATCTCGCTCGCGATGCAAAATAAATTAGACTATATTTTTATTTTACCAAATTCAGAATCATACTATGCATATAAAAATAAAACTAACTGAAGAAAGTTTGCTAAGGAAGTTATTTATTTTGAAGATTCTTTAATTTCTAATGTAGTAATCGAGAAACTTGATGCACTTTTAACAAAACAAGAGCAAAGTAATTTTAAAAAATATTTTACCAAAAGATAA
- a CDS encoding deoxynucleoside kinase: MVVAISGMIGCGKSTLSKELNHYYANSILVEEFDNDDPVFNCFLKWLYEKEPNIDIAFQSYIIESLTESFLKEEQKFLEKFKDHENGFMFLDRFNIEHYIFAVITLEKKDPKYLKAFDAMFKYIVDVNLNPDLAIYLDANFEIIKERILKRGRKVEVENFDANEAYFQRLHELYKPLFIKLCEFYKIPYKIIQTDFKSDLDVFDQVKEYIDNYKFTQRTKSTSCK; the protein is encoded by the coding sequence ATGGTAGTTGCAATTAGTGGCATGATTGGATGTGGTAAAAGCACTTTATCAAAAGAATTAAATCATTATTATGCAAATTCTATTTTAGTTGAAGAATTTGATAATGATGATCCAGTTTTTAACTGTTTTTTAAAATGATTGTATGAAAAAGAACCTAATATTGATATTGCCTTTCAATCTTATATTATAGAATCATTAACTGAATCATTTCTTAAAGAAGAGCAAAAATTCTTAGAAAAATTTAAAGATCATGAAAATGGCTTTATGTTTTTGGATCGTTTTAATATTGAACATTATATTTTTGCAGTCATTACATTGGAGAAAAAAGACCCAAAGTATTTAAAGGCGTTTGATGCAATGTTTAAATATATTGTTGATGTTAATTTAAATCCTGATTTAGCAATTTATTTAGATGCAAACTTTGAGATAATAAAAGAAAGAATTTTGAAACGTGGGCGCAAAGTAGAAGTGGAAAATTTTGATGCAAATGAAGCTTATTTTCAAAGACTGCATGAGTTATATAAACCATTATTTATCAAACTTTGTGAATTTTATAAAATCCCTTATAAAATCATCCAAACAGATTTTAAGAGTGATTTAGATGTTTTTGATCAAGTTAAAGAATATATTGATAATTATAAATTTACCCAAAGAACAAAAAGTACTAGTTGCAAATAA
- a CDS encoding deoxynucleoside kinase, with product MLIGISGMISSGKSTLTTKLYKHYTSSLMLEEYDENNVVFNQFLEWLYQKQPNLTMGFQTYVVENHTTKLNELIQKFRKMNKDFQKDHIFLDRFSIEHYIFANVNLRPKGELYLKGYDALFENLITDQETPDLAIYLDMSYETFEKRLFERGRAVEIDNYQANKGYFQTLYQVYKDLFEKQAKKYNLNYVVINTDNLNEEQVFQKALEIIEAFDQGNIRR from the coding sequence ATGTTAATAGGAATTAGCGGGATGATTAGTAGCGGTAAAAGTACCTTAACTACTAAATTATATAAACATTATACTTCATCATTAATGCTAGAAGAATATGATGAAAATAATGTTGTTTTTAACCAATTTTTAGAATGGTTGTACCAAAAACAACCAAATTTAACTATGGGTTTTCAAACTTATGTTGTTGAAAACCATACAACTAAATTAAATGAATTGATTCAAAAATTTCGGAAAATGAACAAAGATTTCCAAAAAGATCATATCTTTTTGGATCGTTTTAGCATTGAGCATTATATTTTTGCAAATGTTAATTTAAGACCAAAAGGCGAGCTTTATCTTAAAGGGTATGATGCATTATTTGAAAATTTAATTACAGACCAAGAAACACCTGATTTAGCGATTTATTTAGATATGAGCTATGAGACATTTGAAAAGCGTTTATTTGAACGTGGAAGAGCTGTTGAAATTGATAATTACCAAGCTAACAAAGGGTATTTCCAGACACTTTATCAAGTTTATAAGGATCTTTTTGAAAAACAAGCTAAAAAATATAATTTAAATTATGTTGTAATTAATACTGATAATTTAAATGAAGAGCAAGTATTCCAAAAAGCCTTAGAAATTATCGAAGCTTTTGATCAAGGAAATATAAGAAGGTAA
- a CDS encoding thymidine kinase, with protein sequence MRLKKPEGTLELITGPMFSGKTEELLKRIKILEIAEIKTLVFKPSFDTRFDAQKVVSRTGAQVNAIVIKEAKEILNYWNKDCKSVAIDEINFLDEGIFEVIDHLVLNGVRVIASGLDMDFLRRPFGVTPGLLAIADEVKKLKAVCLVCKSDAAFSFRKEDSQELNMLGDLEYEARCRKCHILGQKAKKRHKV encoded by the coding sequence ATGAGATTAAAAAAACCCGAAGGAACCTTAGAACTAATTACTGGTCCAATGTTCTCTGGTAAAACAGAAGAATTACTCAAACGTATTAAAATTTTAGAAATAGCTGAAATTAAAACCTTAGTATTTAAGCCATCTTTTGACACTCGCTTTGATGCTCAAAAAGTTGTCAGTCGAACAGGGGCACAAGTTAATGCTATTGTAATTAAAGAAGCAAAAGAAATTTTAAACTATTGAAATAAAGATTGTAAAAGTGTTGCAATTGATGAAATTAATTTCCTAGATGAAGGAATTTTTGAGGTTATTGACCATCTTGTATTAAATGGAGTTAGAGTTATAGCCAGTGGACTAGATATGGATTTTTTACGTAGACCTTTTGGAGTAACTCCAGGACTTTTAGCAATTGCTGACGAAGTTAAAAAACTAAAAGCAGTATGTTTGGTATGTAAATCAGATGCTGCTTTTAGTTTTCGCAAAGAAGATAGTCAAGAATTAAATATGCTTGGAGATTTAGAATATGAAGCAAGATGTCGTAAATGTCATATTCTTGGTCAAAAAGCTAAAAAACGTCATAAAGTATAA
- a CDS encoding glucose-6-phosphate isomerase, translated as MKIKIDITSALRRPLRDLEYLETKILKIHNDLKKQSLAKKDSLAWITYPSNYDKETFLAMHNKAKEWKYNGVKKVVVIAAGGTYLGIRAGYEFIYSKYTNNEPDLELIFASNDLSADELVYKLNLVSDTKFAILVISNSGNTIETLITFKEFHNLLTKKELENTNSYIIVVSQDNQGSLLQYAKKHNYKYFLVPKNSPSHYSILTPLGLFAFMCAGIDVAAMLKAATKMQEELDNLQATKNFAYLYAATRHYLNQEKAFAIEKLIYHEPRLKAFSLWWKQLVANSEGKEGKGIWPSIEAYNDQKLENINNNTTLAFKTMLLCLNPLKNLKLNSNHKEYDLLNYLDQQDQKIALNPSYDLVEYNYKSKHEDPIILIKFDAYDESSLGALFTFFHNAMLMSTYLLNLEPFEQPALDVYKNNILNTLTKTNK; from the coding sequence ATGAAAATAAAAATAGATATCACAAGTGCTTTAAGAAGACCTTTAAGGGATTTAGAGTATTTAGAAACAAAAATACTCAAAATTCACAATGATCTAAAAAAACAAAGCTTAGCAAAAAAAGATTCTTTAGCTTGAATCACTTATCCAAGCAATTATGATAAAGAAACATTTTTAGCAATGCATAATAAAGCTAAAGAGTGAAAATATAATGGTGTTAAAAAAGTAGTTGTAATTGCTGCTGGTGGAACTTATTTAGGAATTAGGGCTGGTTATGAATTTATTTATAGCAAATACACTAATAATGAACCAGATTTAGAACTAATTTTTGCCTCTAATGATCTATCTGCTGATGAATTAGTTTACAAACTTAATTTAGTTAGTGATACTAAATTTGCTATTTTAGTAATTTCAAATTCAGGTAATACAATCGAAACTTTAATTACCTTTAAAGAGTTTCATAATTTACTAACAAAAAAAGAACTAGAAAATACTAACTCTTATATTATCGTAGTTTCACAAGACAACCAAGGTAGTTTGTTGCAATATGCTAAAAAACATAATTATAAATATTTTTTAGTACCCAAAAATTCACCAAGTCACTACTCAATTTTAACGCCCTTAGGTCTATTTGCTTTTATGTGTGCTGGAATTGACGTTGCAGCAATGCTTAAAGCTGCAACTAAAATGCAAGAAGAATTAGATAATTTACAAGCAACTAAAAACTTTGCTTATTTATATGCTGCAACAAGACATTATTTAAACCAAGAAAAAGCTTTTGCAATTGAGAAACTAATTTATCATGAACCAAGGCTTAAAGCCTTTAGTTTGTGGTGAAAGCAATTAGTAGCTAATTCAGAAGGAAAAGAAGGCAAGGGGATTTGACCAAGTATTGAAGCTTATAATGATCAAAAATTAGAAAATATCAATAATAATACTACTTTAGCTTTTAAAACAATGTTACTTTGCTTAAATCCTTTAAAAAATTTAAAACTAAACTCAAATCATAAAGAATATGATTTATTAAATTATTTAGATCAACAAGATCAAAAGATTGCTTTAAATCCTTCTTATGATCTTGTTGAATATAATTATAAATCTAAACATGAAGATCCTATTATCTTAATTAAATTTGATGCTTATGACGAAAGTTCGCTTGGTGCTTTATTTACTTTCTTTCATAATGCAATGTTAATGAGTACATATTTGTTGAATCTTGAACCATTTGAACAACCAGCTTTAGATGTTTATAAAAATAATATTCTTAATACTTTAACAAAAACTAATAAATAA